AGACGGACCGACATGTGGACCGTCATGGAATCCACGCTCGGGTCCAGCTCCGGATGAAGGGCCCGTAGACGCGCGGCCAGGAGCGTCGCGACCCGGCGGGTCTGCTCGGTCAGGGTGAGCGCGTGCTTCAAGGGATCGCGCCCTCGTCGACATGCCCCGGGGCATGTCGCAGCTCGGACAGGCTGCGCACGATGCGATCGGGGCGTACGTCGCTGCCCGATGGGATCCCCGCGCCTCCTCGGTCGATCCAGATGGCGTAGATCCCGAGGCGCTGCGGGGCGGCGACGTCCCATTCGAGATTGTCCCCGGCCATCCAGGTCTCGTGCGGCGCGGCCTGCAGCTCGTCCAGCGCGATCCGGTACACGCGCGGATCGGGCTTGCCGTAACCCAGCTCCCCCTCGATCAGAACCAAATCGAAGAGCTCGGCCAGCTGAAAGCGCACCACCTTGCTCCTCTGGGCAGCCGCGGCGCCGTTCGTGAGGAGGGCCAGCCTGCGGCCGCTCTGCTTGAACCAGCGCACGGTCTCGATCGCATCCTCCAGCGGCTGGAGGCCCAGGTGCCGCTGGGCGCGATAGTGCTCCGCGATCTTCTCGGCCAGCTCCGGCGACTCGAGCCCGATCTCCACGAGCGAAGCGCGTACGACCTCCCGCCGCGCGGCATCCAGGTCCAGGCGCCCCTCCCGATGGCGCTCGGGATCGGACCAGAACCACGCGCGCGTTTTCTCGATGACGGCGTGGAGCGCGGAGGGATCGACCGCGCCCAGCTCGTCGCGGTGGGCGCGGCAGGCCTCCAACCAGCAGTGGGAGACGTTGCCGCTGTCGTCGAGGATCGTGTCGTCGAGAT
This region of Candidatus Binatia bacterium genomic DNA includes:
- a CDS encoding HAD family hydrolase; protein product: MTGALPKAVLLDLDDTILDDSGNVSHCWLEACRAHRDELGAVDPSALHAVIEKTRAWFWSDPERHREGRLDLDAARREVVRASLVEIGLESPELAEKIAEHYRAQRHLGLQPLEDAIETVRWFKQSGRRLALLTNGAAAAQRSKVVRFQLAELFDLVLIEGELGYGKPDPRVYRIALDELQAAPHETWMAGDNLEWDVAAPQRLGIYAIWIDRGGAGIPSGSDVRPDRIVRSLSELRHAPGHVDEGAIP